The following nucleotide sequence is from Apium graveolens cultivar Ventura chromosome 4, ASM990537v1, whole genome shotgun sequence.
AAGGTCGAGATCTCGAATATATTGATTTTTTGAATATTTAAAACATATTTTATCTATTTGTTAATTTAAAATCTCCGACTTAGGCATTATTTTTCTTTCTCGTATAAATGTTAAGTTAGTATAATCTGTTAAATATTTGGTCTACCGTTGTGACTCAATAACCTTTTCGAACAATAATAAGGGATTTTGTTAATTTAACTGTTTTGTTGGAAAATTACCACCATTAATAGATGTATGACATATTTTGATcaactttttaaaaatattgtttaaatttaaaattaaagagTAATATTTATAACAGTCTTGGCATACTTTCTTCacaattataaaattaatttttaaaaattttgtaaaaaataaaaaacatatttctaattttttataatatattaaatttttTAGGTTCTATATAAGACTTTACTCAAATTTTATAGACTTTATTCATAACTTATGATTTTCCGAGTATTGAACAAGTTTTAATTAAGAAAAACGAATAAAATTTGAAGTAGATGGACATCAAGTCGGCTGACTAagattctgattttttttaaaatcgaGGTTAAATTCGATCTTTTATGGTTTCGTTTATGTGATTgagattttattaataaatacgTCGTGTCTCTGTTACTACGAGTTAAGCCGAGTTTTTCTTGGTCACACTTTTTCAGAGTTGAATTAAACATATCTTTcgaattttttatatttttagcACGAATTACTATATTTAGGTAAATTAGGTAATATTGTTGGAATGCGATATTAggtaaattattttaatattgtGCACACGAAAATTTCAATCTAACGAATCATTGGTTTAATTTTATTTATACAAGAGTGTTGAATTATCAATATTTATACCCTAGATCCGCATGGGCCAAATCTTAAAGTCAGAGatcaaaaaagaaaaaaaattattaaactCCAAAAAGCGAAtacaaatatttcaaaataatataaatatgaGATACGATAATGTAGATTGAAATTAACGAAATATggttatattttataaattattaagtaAATGACAAAAAAGTAGGTTCGGTCTAAAAAGTGTTTGTGATAATTATATGAAAGTGTTATTAAATTCATGATTGGCTTTGCTCGCACTGAAAGCCAAACTATATACCTTTTCGAAAATCCTTTTCATGATACGATATGAAAATTAACCGAaacattttttttagaaaaagTTAAACCGAAACATCATTATATGTTATTATTATTCGTATAAATTAAACTTTGACTTAGTTTTCTTCCTTTTTAATAAAAAAGATTAAACATATGTTGTTTTATTTTTcttcaaaataataaaatatattcaatcttttttttaaaaaattacaatATATTTATCAAAAgaatatttttatagaattaaaGTAATATCTCAGATTTCATAACAAAAAAAAGTAATATCTCTGATATTATTCATTCCTAACCGTTTTTTTATGAAAATGCACTAGTCCCTCATGTCTCTCTTGGACCACAATACCTATATATACCCCAGCTCACTTCTCTATCTCTCGGAGCTCATTTCATTTCTTTGTGTATCATCAGCTCTTTAATCATTCATTCTttattttaattgttttaaaaatCTCCTTTCTTGTTTGTTTTAATGGCAGCCTCAGACCCTTTTAGTCTTGAAAACCTGCTTTGTACTGAAACTGATAGCCTGCATTTTGATGACCTTGAGGCCATTGATGATCTTAACCATCTTATAGATTCTGATAATCTGGTGGACAATGGATCAGAGCCTTTGATTGGTCTTATTCCAATGCAGAGTGATCAAGTTGTGTCTTCTTTGTTTGACAAAGAAAAAGATTTTTTTCCAGCTAGTGATTATTTAGAAAGATTGGCTAATGAGGAACTTGAATTATGTGATGTTAGAGAAGAAGCTGTTGACTGGATATATAAGGTTGTCTTTGTGTCTTTCTTCAGTTTTGTTGTTTTTTTAAATAGAGTAAAAAACATTCTTCGATTTTGTTGATTTTTTTGGTGTTTGGGAGAAAAATGTGGTAGATTTTATACTCCTTTAGTCACCATTGTTGTTTGATAAATGCTTTACATGAATTTATAATCTTTATTGCATTTTTCGTGTATGCCTTGTGAATAATGCCTAATTAGAAGTGATGCCAATGTCGAATTTCTAATtcgggtttttgtgtttttgattaatAGGCTCATGCGCATTTCTGTTTTGGAGCGCCGACTATTTGCTTAGCGATTAATTACTTGGATCGCTATCTTTCTGTTTATGAACATCCAGTAAGTCTATGGAATTAATTAAAGTCGATGCTTTTAGCGTAATTTAGTTTTTCTGTGTGTGTATTAACATGCAAAATTGCTAATTGTCTCTTCTTCATATGCATTTCATAGGTTGAAAAATTTTGGAGTGTTCAATTGGTAGCTGTGGCCTGCTTATTGTTAGCAGCAAAACTGGAAGATGTTAGAGTGCCATCTACTGTTGATTTGCAGGCAAGCAAAATTCTTCTACAGATTATGACATGTATCGTGTGTGCATGTGATGTTTATGCTAGCTGTGGCCTGTGTGACATACTCTGCTTTAATTTTATGATCAAAGCTTGGTCCGAATCTTTGATAGTTATAAGAAGATGTCATTTTTTTTAATTCAGGTGGCAGATCCTAGCTTAATTTTTGAAGATCAGTCAATAAAATCGATGGAGCTTAATGTGTTGGCCAGCTTGAAATGGAGGATGTATGCTTGTACTCCGTTTTCGTATATAGATTTCTTCATTAGAAAGCTCAAAAGTGAAGACATGATTCCATCAGAGTCTCTGATGTATGGATCATTGATCTATAAATCATGCCAGTTCATAGTGAACACAATGAAAGGTCTCAcagttaaaatatt
It contains:
- the LOC141719952 gene encoding cyclin-D4-1-like, yielding MAASDPFSLENLLCTETDSLHFDDLEAIDDLNHLIDSDNLVDNGSEPLIGLIPMQSDQVVSSLFDKEKDFFPASDYLERLANEELELCDVREEAVDWIYKAHAHFCFGAPTICLAINYLDRYLSVYEHPVEKFWSVQLVAVACLLLAAKLEDVRVPSTVDLQVADPSLIFEDQSIKSMELNVLASLKWRMYACTPFSYIDFFIRKLKSEDMIPSESLMYGSLIYKSCQFIVNTMKGVDFLEFRPSEISAAVAICVTRETQESEIDKAISGVMHFEKDRLLKCVQMIEDLTEIAASTDLPDGTVSVAARAGSGSPDGVLDAAFLSYRIYGRTVVSDPSSSNAANQDPKRRRLD